ACCTGGACCTCGTCGGCCTTCATCGTCTCGACGAACGCGTCCAGTGCCTCCGGGTCGCCGGACACCGCCACCGAGCGGGGTCCGTTGACCACGCCGATGCTCAGCAGGCCCTCCCACGGAGCGAGGCGTTCCGCCACGACCTCCGCGGACTCGGCGACCAGCGCCATCGCGCCGTGGCCGAGCAGGTCCATCATGACCTTGCAGCGCAGCGCCACGGTCTTGGCGGCGTCCCGCAGGGACAGCGCGCCGCTCACGTAGGCGGCGGCCACCTCGCCCTGGCTGTGGCCCACCACCGCGGCGGGCTCCACGCCCCACGACCGCCACAGGGCGGCCAGGGACACCATCACCGAGAACAGCGTCGGCTGGATGACGTCCACCCGGTCCAGGCTCGGCGCCCCCTCGGCGCCGCGCACCACGTCGAGGACCGAGAAGTCGATCCACTCCGACAGTGCGGCGTCGCACGCGTCGATGCTCTGCGCGAACGCCGGGAAGGCCTCGTACAGGGTGCGGCCCATGCCGACCCACTGCGAGCCCTGCCCGGGGAACACGAACACGGCCCCGCCGCGGGTCCCGCCGGTGCCGCGCACCACCGCGGTCGACTCCGCGCCGCCGCTCAGCGACGCCAGGCCGCCCAGCAGTTCGTCCCGGTCCCGCCCGAGCACCACCGCACGGTGCTCGAAACGCGACCGGCTCGACAGCAGCGACGCGCCGATGGCGGCGAGGTCCGCGGCCGGGTCGGCGGCGACGAACGCGCGCAGCCGCTCGGCCTGCCGCTCGACGACCGCCGCGCTCTTGCCGGACAGCACCCACGGCACCAGCCCGCCGACGACGCCGGCGCCCGGAGCGGGCTCGGGCGCCGCGTCCTCCTGCGGGGCCTCTTCCAGGATGACGTGCGCGTTGGTGCCGCTGACGCCGAACGAGGACACGCCGGCCCGCCGGGGACCGTCCGCGCGGGTCCACTCGCGGCCTTCCGTCAGCAGCTCGACGCCGCCCGAGGCCCAGTCCACGTGCCGCGAGGGCGCGTCCACGTGCAGGGTCTTTGGCAGGTAGCCGTGGCGCATGGCCATGACGGTCTTGATGACGCCGCCGACGCCGGCGGCGGCCTGGGCGTGGCCCATGTTCGACTTCAGGGAGCCCAGCCACAGCGGCCGGCCCTCGGCCCGGTCCTTGCCGTACGTCGCCAGCAGGGCGCCCGCCTCGATGGGGTCGCCCAGCTTGGTTCCGGTGCCGTGCGCCTCGACCAGGTCCACCTCGGAGGCCTCGACCCCGGCGTTGGCCAGGGCCCGCCGGATCACCTTCTCCTGGGCGCGGCCGTTGGGGGCGGTCAGCCCGTTGCTGGCGCCGTCCTGGTTCACGGCGGAACCGCGGATGACGGCGAGCACGGGGTGGCCGTTGCGGCGGGCGTCGGACAGCCGCTCCAGGAGCACCCAGCCCACGCCCTCGGCCCAGCCGGTGCCGTCGGCGGCGTCCGAGAACGCCTTGCACTTGCCGTCGGGGGACAGCGCGCCCTGCCGGGCGAACTCCACCAGGGCGGCGGGCGTCGACAGCACCAGCGCGCCGCCGGCCAGCGCCATCGAGGACTCCCCCGAACGCAGCGACTGCACGGCCTGGTGCAGTGCGACCAGGGACGCCGAGCACGCCGTGTCCACGGACACCGACGGGCCCGTCAGCCCCAGTTCGTACGAGACCCGGCCGGAGGCGACGCTCAGCGAGCTGCCGTACAGGAGGTAGCCCTCCAGGTCGGTCGGGGCCGACTCCAGGAAGCGCCACCCGTACTCGGTCGAGCTGATGCCGGCGAAGACGCCGACGTCGGTGCCGCGGACGTCGGCGGGGACGATGCCGGCCCGCTCGAAGGCCTCCCACGCCGTCTCCAGCATGAGGCGCTGCTGCGGGTCGGTGGCCAGCGCCTCGCGGGGGCTGATGCCGAAGAACTCCGCGTCGAAGCCGGCGACGTCCTTCAGGAAGCCGGCCTGCTTCGTGTACGTGCGGCCGACGGCGTCGGGGTCCGCGTCGTACAGGTCCCGCCAGCCGCGGTCGGTCGGGAACTCGCCCACGACGTCGCGGCCCTCGCGGACCATGTCCCACAGCTCCTCGGGCGAGGACACGCCCCCCGGGTAGCGGCACGCCATGGACACCACGGCGATCGGCTCGCCACGGCCGGCCTTCAGCGCGTCGTTCTCGTGGCGGAGGCGGTCGCGCTCCTCCAGGAGCGTACGGAGCGCCCGCTGGACCCGGTCCGCACCCTCCGCCGTCTGATCCGCGGAGTTGGTCATATCCACTTACCTCTTCTCATCCAGAGCCAGGTCGAGCAGCGCGTCGAGGTCCATCTCCGACAGGCCGTCCGTACCGGAGTCCGCGTCCGCCGCGTCCCCGTCGCCGCCCGGCCCGGCCGGGTCGGCGCACGCCAGGACCAGATCGAGGAGGCCGGCGCTCCGCAGGCTTTCGATCGAGACGGTCCGCAGCACTTCGCGGATCTCAGCGTCCTCGTCCGCACTCGCGTCCTGCTCGGGCCGCAGCAGGCCGAGCAGGTACAGGGCCAGCTCGCGCGGGGTGGGGTAGCTGAAGACGAGGGTGGAGGCCAGGCGCAAGCCGGTCGAGGACGCCAGGCGGTTGCAGAGTTCGACCGCGGTCAGCGAGTCGAATCCGAGCACCGTGAACGCCTGGTCGGCGTCGACGGCCGCGCCGGACGGGTGTCCGAGCACGATCGCGGCCTGTTCGCGGAGCCAGTCCAGGCAGACGGTCTCCGCCTCGGCCGCCGGCAGGGTGACCAGCCGGGACGCGAGGCCCACCGAGCCGGCGTCGTGGGCCGGGCCCGCCGTGCCGCGGCGCGGGCGACCGCCTTCGGCGAGGCCGCGCAGGAGCAGCGGCACCTCCTCGGCGGGCTTGGTCCGCAGCGCGGCGACGTCCACCCGGGCCGGGATCAGGACGGGCTTGTCGAAGGCGACCGCCGCGTCGAACAGGGCCAGTGCCTCGGCGGTCGGCATCGCGGCGATGCCCATCCGCCGCAGCCGGGACAGGTCGGCCTGGTCGAGCTCCCCGGTCATGCCGCTGCTCTGCTCCCACCAGCCCCAGCACAGGGAGGTGCCGGGCAGGCCGGCCGCCTTGCGCTGCGCGGCGAGACCGTCCAGGAAGCCGTTGGCCGCGGCGTAGTTCGCCTGGCCGCCGGTGCCCAGGGTGCCCGCGAGGGCGGAGAACTGGACGAAAGCGGACAGGTTGTGACCGCGGGTCAGCTCGTGCAGGTTGATCGCGCCGCCGACCTTGGCGCCCAGCACCCGGTCGATGCTCTGCGCGGTCAGCGACTCGACGGTGCCGTCCGCCAGCACGCCGGCCGCGTGCACGACCGCCGTCAGCGGGTACCCGGCGGGCATGTCGGCGAGGACGCCGGCCAGGGAGTCCCGGTCCGCGACGTCGCATTCCACGACCCGCACGGCGGCGCCCGCGCCCTCCAGCTCCGCGACCAGCTCGGGAACCCCGTCGGCCGCAAGGCCCCGGCGGCTCGCCAGCATCAGGCTCCGCACGCCGTGCTCGGCGACCAGGTGGCGGGCCAGGAGCGAGCCGACGCCGCCGGTGCCGCCGGTGACGAGCACGGTGCCGCCGCCGAGGCCGCCGCCGATCTCGAAGACCAGCTTGCCGATGTGGCGGCCCTGGCTCATCTCGCGGAAGGTGCGGCGCGCGTCGCGGATGTTCCGTACGGAGATCGGGGTGAGCTGCACCCGCCCCTCGGCGAACAGCTCCATGACGTCCCGGAACATCGCCTGGATGGCGTCCGGGCCGGCCGAGCCGTAGAGGTCGAAGGCCTCGTAGTCGACGCCGGGGTGGTCGGCCGCCACCTGCCGGGGGTCGCGGATGTCCGTCTTGCCCATCTCGATGAAGTCGCCGCCTCCCGGCAGCAGCTTCAGCGAGGCGTCGACGAACGTGTGCGCGAGGGAGTTGAGGACCACGTCCACACCGCGGCCGTCCGTGGCGGCGAGGAACTTCTCCACGAACTCCAGGTCGCGCGAGGACGCCAGGTGCGCGTCGTCCAGACCCAGGCTCCGCAGGGTGTCCCACTTGGCCGGGCTGGCGGTCGCGTAGATCTCGGCGCCGACGTGCTTGGCCATCTGGACGGCGGCCATGCCGACGCCGCCGGCCGCGGCGTGGATGAGGATGCGCTGACCCTTCTTCAGCTTCCGCACGTGGAACAGCGCGTAGTAGGCGGTGAGGAAGGTGCTGGGCATGGACGCCGCCTCGGCGTGGCTCCACCCGTCGGGGACGGTCGCCAGCAGGCGGTGGTCGGCCACGGCCACGCGTCCGAAGGAGCCGTTGAAGATGCCGGTCACCCGGTCGCCCGGGGAAAGGCTCGTGACGTCGTCGGCGACCTCCAGGACGATGCCGGCGCCCTCGCTGCCGAGCCCGGAGTCGAAGTCCGTCCGGTCGATCAGGCCCAGGGCGATCGTGACGTCGCGGAAGTTCAGGCCGGCGGCCTGGACGGCGATGCGGACCTGACCGCTCGCCAGGGGGGCCTCGGCCTCGGGGGACGGCACCCAGGTCAGGTTCTCCAGCGTGCCCTTGTTCGGGATGTCCAGCCGGTGCGCGCCCGCACCGGGCGCCTCGATCTGCTGGTCGGCGGGCGAGGCCTGCACCATGCGGGGCACCAGGTGGGCGCCGGCGCGCAGCGCCAGCTGGTCCTCGCCGAGGGCGAGCGCGTCCGGGAAGCACGCCAGGGAGCTGTCCTCGTCGTCGATGTCGACGAGCCGGAACCGGCCCGGGTGCTCGGTCTGGGCGGAGCGGATCAGGCCCCACACGGACGCGCCGGGGAGGCTTTCGACGTTCTCCCCCGCGGCGGTGCCCAGCGCCAGGCGGGTGAGGACCACCAGCGTGGACGCGGCGAGCCGCTCCTCGGCGAGGAACCGCTGGACCCATTCCAGTACGCGCTTGCCGGCGTCGCCGACCGCAGTGAGCGGGTCGGCGCCGGCGGCGGCGAAGTCGTCCGGGCACACGACCACGTGGCCGGGCGCGTCCGCGGCGAGGACCTCGTCCAGGGACGCGTAGCGCGCCGGGTCCGCCCCGGCCGTCCCGGCCAGGCGGCCGGCCAGGCCGTCCGGCGCGCCGAGCACGCCCCACGACCCGCGGTAGGTCTCGGGCAGGCCCTCCTGGACGGGCCGCCACTGCAGTTCGTACAGCGACTGCTCGCGGCTGCCGCGCGCGGCGTGCACCTGCTCGGCGCTGGCCGGCCGGAACGTCAGCGCGTCGACGTGCGCGATCTTGCGGCCGTGCTCGTCGGCGACGGCCACGGACACGACGCCTTCGCCGGCCGGGGAGAGGCGGACCCTGACGGTCGGGCCGCACGCGCCGGCCAGGGTGACGCCGGACCAGGCGAAGGGCATCCAGCCCTGGTCGCCCGTCACCTTGATGACGCCGCCGACGACCACCGCGTGCAGCACGGTGTCGATCAGCGCCGGGTGCAGGGCGAACCCGCCGGCCGATCCCTGGGCGCTCTCGGGCAGCGTGGCGAGGGCGAAGAGGTCGTCACCCTGCTGCCACACCTCGCGCAGCCCGCGGAAGGTCGGCCCGTAGTCGAAGCCGCCGTCGGCGAGGGAGTCGTAGATCCCGTCGAAGGGGATCTGCCGCGCCCCGGCCGGCGGCCATGCGGCGAGCGCCCGCGTGTCGTCGGCCCAGTCGGCGGTCGGCGCGGTGGCCGGCGCCAGGCCGCCCATCGCGTGGCGGGTCCAGCCGCCGGGCGTCGCACCGTCCTCGGCGGGACGCGAGTACACGTCCAGGGAGCGGCGGCCGCCCTCGTCCGCCGCGCCGACGACGACGCGCACCTGCACGTCGCCGGTGTCGGGGAGGATCAGCGGGACTTCCAGGGAGAGTTCCTCGACGGCGGGGGCGCCGACGTGGTCGCCGACCGACAGCGCCAGGTCCATGTAGGCCGTGGCGGGTACGACGGCCGCGCCGAACACCGCGTGGTCGGCCAGCCACTCGTGGGTCCGCAGCGACCACAGGTCGGTGAAGACCACCTCGCCGGTGCCGGGGTGGTCGACCACGGCGCCCAGCAGCGGGTGGTCCGCGGCGGACAGGCCGGCCGAGGAGACGTCCGCCGATCCCGTGCCGGCGAGGAAGTCCACCCAGTACCACTGGCGCTGGAACGCGTACGTGGGGAGGTCCACCCGCTCGCGGGTGCCGAACAGGGCGTCCCAGTCCAGGGATCCGCCGCGGACGTGGAGTTCGGCCAGCGCGCCGGCGACGGCCTGCACCACGCCGCGGTCCCGGCGCGAGGACGACACGACCAGGGCGTCGTGGACGCCCTCGGCGGCGAAGTTCTCCTTGGTGATGCTGGCGAGCGTCGCGCCCGGGCCCACTTCGAGGAAGACGTCCGCGCCGGCCGCGCGGGCGCACTCGACCGCGTCGTGGAAGCGGACGGGCTCGCGGACGTGGCCCACCCAGTAGGCGGGGGACGACAGCTCCTGGAGGGTGGCCTCGCGGCCCAGCCGGGTCGAGAAGATCGGGATCGACAGCTCGCCCGCGGGCAGCTGCTGAATCGATTCCGCGAAGGCGTCCAGGATCGGGTCCATGAGCGGGGAGTGGAAGGCGTGGTCGACGGGGAGCAGCTTCGCCGACCGGCCGTCGGCGACGAGCCGGTCCCGCAGGTCGTGGACCTCCTCGCGCAGGCCCGAGACCACCACCGACTCCGGGCCGTTGACGGCCGCGATGCCGACCCGGGCGTACCCGCCGATCAGCGCGGTCACCTCGGCTTCCGAGGCGCGCACCGCCAACATGGCGCCGGGCTCGGTGACCGTCTGCATGATCCGTCCGCGCGCGGCCACCAGCCGGGTCGCGTCGTCCAGCGACAGCACCCCGGAGACGTGGGCGGCGGCGATCTCGCCGACCGAGTGGCCGATCAGGTGGTTCGGCTTCGGGGCGAACTGCGTCAGCAGCCGGTACAGGGCGACCTGGAGGGCGAACAGCGCCGGCTGCATGACGTCGGTGCGCTCGCGGCCCTCGGGCTCGTCGGCGAGGAGCAGGGGCTTCAGCGCGAAGGGCAGGTGCGCGTCGAAGCGCTCGCAGACCTCGTCCAGGCTCCGTGCGAACGCGGGGAACGCCTCGTACAGCTCCCGTGCCACGCCGGTCCACTTCGAGCCCTGGCCCGGGAACATGAAGACGGAGCGGCCGAGTTCGCCGGCGGTGCCGCGCACCACCGTGGGGGACTCCGCGCCCTCGCTCAGCGACGCCAGGCCGCTCAGCAGCTCGTCCCGGTCGCGCCCCAGCACCACCGCGCGGTGCTCGAAGTCCGCCCGGCTCGACACCAGCGACCAGCCGATGTCGGCGGGGTCCGTGTCCGGGCCGGCTTCGGCGAAGTCGCGCAGCTTCCGGGCCTGGGCCCGCAGCGCCTGCTCCGAGCGCGCCGACAGCGCCCACGGCACCAGGCCGGCGGCGCCGGCCGGCACCGCGGGGGCCGTGTCGGCCGCCGGCTCGGCCGGCTCCGGGGCCTCCTCCAGGATCAGGTGCGCGTTGGTGCCGCTGGCCCCGAAGGCGGAGACGCCGGCGCGCCGGGGGCGTCCCGGTGCGCTGGGCCATTCCCGGGCCTCGGTGAGCAGCTCGACGGCGCCGGCCGACCAGTCGACGTGCGTCGAGGGCCGGTCCACGTGCAGGGTCTTGGGCAGCACGCCGTGCTGCATCGCCATGATCATCTTGATCATGCCGCCGACGCCGGCGGCGGCCTGGGTGTGGCCGATGTTCGACTTCAGCGAGCCCAGCCACAGCGGGTGGTCGGCGTCGCGGTCCTGGCCGTAGGTGGCCAGCAGTGCCTGTGCCTCGATGGGGTCGCCCAGCGTGGTGCCGGTGCCGTGCGCCTCCACCACGTCGATGTCGCTCGCCTGCACCCGGGCGTTCGCCAGCGCCGCCCGGATGACGCGCTGCTGCGCCGGGCCGCTCGGTGCGGTCAGGCCGTTGGACGCGCCGTCCTGGTTGATCGCCGAGCCGCGGACGACCGCGAGGATCCGGCGCCCGTTGCGCCGCGCGTCCGAGAGGCGCTCCAGGACCAGCATGCCGACGCCCTCGGAGAAGCCGGTGCCGTCCGCCGCGTCGGCGAACGCCTTGCACCGGCCGTCGTCCGACAGGCCCCGCAGCTTCGACATCTCCCGCAGCACCTGCGTGGTCGCCATGACGGTGACGCCGCCGGCCAGGGCCAGCCCGCACTCGCCCTGCCGCAGCGACTGCACCGCCTGGTGCACCGCCACCAGCGACGAGGAGCACGCGGTGTCGGTGGACACCGCCGGGCCCTCCAGGCCCAGCGCGTACGACACGCGGCCGGAGGCCACGCTCAGCAGGGAGCCGGTCTGCCCGTAGCCCGAGATGGCCTCGGGGGTCTGGTAGTGGTTGCCGTACCCGAAGTACGCGAGGCCCGCGAACACGCCGGTCTGGCTGCCGCGCAGGGTCTGCGGGTCGATGCCGGCCCGCTCCAGGGACTCCCAGGAGGTCTCCAGGAGCAACCGGTGCTGCGGGTCGGCGGCCAGCGCCTCGCGCGGGCTGATCTCGAAGAACTCGGCGTCGAAGTCGCCCGCGTCGTACAGGAAGCCGCCGGCGCGCGCGGAGACGGTGCCCGGCCGGTCCGCATCCGGGTCGAGCATGGCCTCCAGGTCCCAGTGGCGGTCCTGCGGGAAGTCGGAGACGACGTCCGCGCCCGCCTTCACCAGGTCCCACAGCGCTTCCGGGGACGCCGCCCCGCCGGGGAACCGGCAGGCGACGCCGACCACCGCGATGGGCTCGGCGGCGGCCTCCGTCACTTCCTTCAGGCGCTTGCGCGTCTCCAGCAGCTCGATCGATGTCCGCTTGAGGTAGTCAAGAACATCGGCGTTGTTGTCGTTGGTCATCGTTGTCCCCTAGCCGAGTTCTTTGTCCAGAAGCGCGAGAAGGTCTCCCGCGGAGGCCGAGCTGATCTGGTCGGCGATGCCGGCCGGTGCTCCGGCGCCCGCCAGCGAGCGGACGCGGCCCTGCAGCTCGCCGAGCAGTGTGGAAATGGTGTTCTGGTCCTGTTCCGCGAGCGCGAGGAAGGCGTCCTCGAGCCGGGCGCCCAGTCCTTCGATCTCCTTGGCCAGGTGGTCGACCGCGGACTGTGCGGCGGGAGCGGCGTCGCGCGGGATCGCCGCGTTCAGGAACTGTGCGAGGGCGCTCGGGTTCGGGTGGTCGAAGACGAGCGTGGCGGGCAGCTTCAGGCCGGTCACCGCGGACAGCTTGTTGCGCAGCTCCAGCGCCGTGAGCGAGTCGATCCCCAGCTTCTTGAACGTCGCGCCGGGGCCGACCTTCGAGGTGTCCGGGTGGCCGAGGACGAGCGCGGTCTGCGCCCGGACGGCATCGAGCAGCGCCGCCTCCGCCTCGGCCTCGGGCAGCGAGGCCAGCTGCTCCGCCAGTGCGGTCTCGGCGGCCTCCCGGGCCGGTCCGCCGGATCCGGCGGACGCCCCGGTCAGGGCGCGCAGGAGCGGCGAGCCCAGCTGTCCGGCGCCGGGCGCGCCCAGGGCCGAGAGGTTCAGCCGGGTGGGCACCAGGACCGGTCCGGCCTCCGCGAGGGAGGCGTCGAAGAGCGCGAGGCCCTCCTGCGAGGCCATCGGCAGCACGCCCTGGCGCTGGAGGCGCACGAGGTCCGTGTCGACGAGGTCGGCGCTCATCTCGCTGCGCTCGGCCCAGAAGCCCCAGCACAGTGCGGTGGCGGCCAGGCCCTCGGCCCGGCGGGCCTGCGCCAGACCGTTGAGGAAGGCGTTGGCGGCCGCGTAGTTGGCCTGTCCCGCCGTGCCGAGGACACTCGCGATCGAGGAGAACATCACGAACGCGGACAGGTCCAGGTCGCGGGTCAGCTCGTGCAGGTGCCAGGCGCCGTGCACCTTCGGCGCGAGGACGGCGTCCACGCGCTCCACCGTCAGCGCCTCCAGGACGCCGTCGTCCAGGACGCCGGCGCAGTGGATCACCGAGGTCAGCGGGTGCTCGGACGGCACCGCGGCGAGCAGCGCGGCGACGGAGTCGCGGCTGGTGACGTCGCAGGCGACGATCTCGACGTGCGCTCCCGCCGCGGTCAGCTCGTCCCGCAGGACGGCCGAGGCCGGAGCCGCCGGGCCCCGCCGGCTGGACAGCACCAGCCGGCGTACGCCGTGGTTCTCGACGAGGTGCCGGGCGAGCATGGCGCCCAGGCCGCTCGTACCGCCGGTGATCAGCACGCTCCCGTCGCCGAGGGCGGGCAGGTCCCGCGCTCCGGCCGGGGATCCGGCGGTGGCGGGCGCGTCGTCGACGCGGGCCAGCTGCGGGACGGTCACGTTGCCGGAGCGGATCTTGAGCTGGGCCTCTCCGGTGGCGGCCGCCGCCGGCAGGCACGCCCACGAGGCGGGCAGCCCGTCGGTGTCGACGACCGTGAACCGGTCCGGGTTCTCGGTCTGGGCGCTGCGTACGAAGCCCCAGACCGCGGCCGCGGCCGGGTCGACGGGCGCTGCCTGCTCGTCGTGGAAGGCGTCGCGCGTGACGATGACCAGGCGCGACGCGGAGAACCGGTCGTCGGCGAGCCAGTCCTGCGTCCAGCGCAACACCTGGCGGACGTTGCGTCCGGTGGCGGCGGGGATGCCGTCGCCGGCCACGGCGGCGGGGTCGACGGGATCGACGGCGGCGAAGACGAACGGGGGGACCGGGGCGCCGGAGGCGGCGAGTTCGGCGAGGCCCGCGAAGACCTCGTCGGCGCCGCCCAGGGAGGCGGCGAGCGCGTCGGGGGCGCCCAGGACCGCGTACCGGCCGGCGGCCGCCCCGGAGGTGAGCGCGAGGGGCGCCCAGTCCACCTGGAACAGCGAGTCCCGGTGGTCGAAGCCCAGTGCGGTCAGCTGCTCGACGTCCGCGGGGCGCAGGGTCAGCGACTCGATGCCGCCGACGGGTGCGCCGCTGCGGTCCGCGAGGGTCACGGACAGCGTGTTCTCGCCGGCGGGCGTCAGCCGCACGCGCAGCGCGGCCGGCCGGGCGGAGTTGACGCGCAGGCCCGTCAGCCGGGACGGCAGCCAGCCCTCGGGCCGGGAGGCGTCGACGACCGTGCCCAGGGCGACCGGGAGCAGCGCGGTCTGCAGCAGGGCCGGGTGGATCCGGAACCGGCTGCGGTCCGCGCCGTCGGCGGCGGGCAGTTCCACCTCGGCGAACAGGACGTCGTCGCGGCGCCACACCTGCCCGAGGCCCCGGAAGAGGGGTCCGTGGGCGAAGCCGGTGGCGGCCAGGCGGGCGTACGCGTCCTCGGCGGGCACGGCGACCGCGCCGGCCGGCGGCCAGACGGCGAGGCCGGTGTCCGCGGGGGCCCCGGCGGTGTCGGTGCCGACGACGCCGACGGCGTTGCGGGTCCACCGGTCTTCGCCTTCGGCGCGCGAGTGGACGCTGACGACGCGCTTGGCGTCGACGACGACGCGGATCTCGCGGTCGGCGGTGCGGGACAGCACCAGCGGTGCTTCCAGGGTGAGTTCGTGGACGATGTCGCAGCCCGCCTTGTCGGCGGCCCACAGCGCGAGTTCCGCCAGCGCGGTGGCCGGCACCAGGGCGGCGCCGTGGACCACGTGCTCGGCGAGCCACGGCCGACGCTCCGCCGACAGGCGCCCGCCGCCCGCCACGCCGCCGGTCTGCGCGTCGGCGCTCTCCGCGTCGGCGGGCAGATCGATGACGGCGTCGAGCAGCGGGTGGTCGGAAGTGCTCTCGGTGGTGGTCTCGTTGGGCGTGTTCAGCCAGTAGCGCTGCCCCTGGAAGGCGTACGTGGGCAGCTCGACCCACGGGCCGTCGGCGGGCGGGAACACCTTCTCCCACGACACGGCGACGCCCGCGACGAACGCCTCGGCCAGCGACTGGTGGACGCGCGCGACGCTGTCGTCGCCGCGGCGCAGCGTGCCCACGACGACGGCCTCGGTGCCCGCGCTGTCCACGGTCTGTTCCACGGCGAGCGTCAGCACCGGGTGCGGGGACGCCTCGGCGAAGAAGGTGAAGCCCTCGGCGGCCAGCGCCCGGACCGCCTCTTCAAAGCGGACCGCCTCGCGCAGGTTGGTGTACCAGTACTCGCCGTCCATCACGGTCGTGTCCAGCCAGTCGGCCGTCACGGTGGAGAAGAACGGGATGTCGGACGTGCGCGGCTTCAGTCCGACGAGCACGCGGCCCAGTTCGCCGCGGATCGACTCCACGTACGCGCAGTGCGAGGCGTAGTCCACCGGGATGCGGCGGGTGCGCACCTCGTCCGCCTCGCAGGCGGCCGTGA
This window of the Streptomyces sp. NBC_00239 genome carries:
- a CDS encoding type I polyketide synthase, with translation MTNSADQTAEGADRVQRALRTLLEERDRLRHENDALKAGRGEPIAVVSMACRYPGGVSSPEELWDMVREGRDVVGEFPTDRGWRDLYDADPDAVGRTYTKQAGFLKDVAGFDAEFFGISPREALATDPQQRLMLETAWEAFERAGIVPADVRGTDVGVFAGISSTEYGWRFLESAPTDLEGYLLYGSSLSVASGRVSYELGLTGPSVSVDTACSASLVALHQAVQSLRSGESSMALAGGALVLSTPAALVEFARQGALSPDGKCKAFSDAADGTGWAEGVGWVLLERLSDARRNGHPVLAVIRGSAVNQDGASNGLTAPNGRAQEKVIRRALANAGVEASEVDLVEAHGTGTKLGDPIEAGALLATYGKDRAEGRPLWLGSLKSNMGHAQAAAGVGGVIKTVMAMRHGYLPKTLHVDAPSRHVDWASGGVELLTEGREWTRADGPRRAGVSSFGVSGTNAHVILEEAPQEDAAPEPAPGAGVVGGLVPWVLSGKSAAVVERQAERLRAFVAADPAADLAAIGASLLSSRSRFEHRAVVLGRDRDELLGGLASLSGGAESTAVVRGTGGTRGGAVFVFPGQGSQWVGMGRTLYEAFPAFAQSIDACDAALSEWIDFSVLDVVRGAEGAPSLDRVDVIQPTLFSVMVSLAALWRSWGVEPAAVVGHSQGEVAAAYVSGALSLRDAAKTVALRCKVMMDLLGHGAMALVAESAEVVAERLAPWEGLLSIGVVNGPRSVAVSGDPEALDAFVETMKADEVQVRKLQAAYASHSHYVTPYRERLLEALADVSPQASQVPFYSTVYAEAIDTTRLGAEYWYSNLREQVRFEATVRQLTEDGFRVFAEMSPHPVLTASVQEIVEDLDDAVVLSSTRRDRPEAETVLGSLAQLHVRGGSVDWDALLGTHPRVDLPTYAFRRQRYWLNSLHTEAGAQAAATELPAQDDAQLAPLSDRVSVLPDDDAKALVLEHVLEKVAVVLGHSSSASVNPDQEFKEIGFDSLLSVELSKRLTASTGLKLRANVVLKHPSPRRIAGHIVSSMAGSGAK
- a CDS encoding type I polyketide synthase, with translation MTNDNNADVLDYLKRTSIELLETRKRLKEVTEAAAEPIAVVGVACRFPGGAASPEALWDLVKAGADVVSDFPQDRHWDLEAMLDPDADRPGTVSARAGGFLYDAGDFDAEFFEISPREALAADPQHRLLLETSWESLERAGIDPQTLRGSQTGVFAGLAYFGYGNHYQTPEAISGYGQTGSLLSVASGRVSYALGLEGPAVSTDTACSSSLVAVHQAVQSLRQGECGLALAGGVTVMATTQVLREMSKLRGLSDDGRCKAFADAADGTGFSEGVGMLVLERLSDARRNGRRILAVVRGSAINQDGASNGLTAPSGPAQQRVIRAALANARVQASDIDVVEAHGTGTTLGDPIEAQALLATYGQDRDADHPLWLGSLKSNIGHTQAAAGVGGMIKMIMAMQHGVLPKTLHVDRPSTHVDWSAGAVELLTEAREWPSAPGRPRRAGVSAFGASGTNAHLILEEAPEPAEPAADTAPAVPAGAAGLVPWALSARSEQALRAQARKLRDFAEAGPDTDPADIGWSLVSSRADFEHRAVVLGRDRDELLSGLASLSEGAESPTVVRGTAGELGRSVFMFPGQGSKWTGVARELYEAFPAFARSLDEVCERFDAHLPFALKPLLLADEPEGRERTDVMQPALFALQVALYRLLTQFAPKPNHLIGHSVGEIAAAHVSGVLSLDDATRLVAARGRIMQTVTEPGAMLAVRASEAEVTALIGGYARVGIAAVNGPESVVVSGLREEVHDLRDRLVADGRSAKLLPVDHAFHSPLMDPILDAFAESIQQLPAGELSIPIFSTRLGREATLQELSSPAYWVGHVREPVRFHDAVECARAAGADVFLEVGPGATLASITKENFAAEGVHDALVVSSSRRDRGVVQAVAGALAELHVRGGSLDWDALFGTRERVDLPTYAFQRQWYWVDFLAGTGSADVSSAGLSAADHPLLGAVVDHPGTGEVVFTDLWSLRTHEWLADHAVFGAAVVPATAYMDLALSVGDHVGAPAVEELSLEVPLILPDTGDVQVRVVVGAADEGGRRSLDVYSRPAEDGATPGGWTRHAMGGLAPATAPTADWADDTRALAAWPPAGARQIPFDGIYDSLADGGFDYGPTFRGLREVWQQGDDLFALATLPESAQGSAGGFALHPALIDTVLHAVVVGGVIKVTGDQGWMPFAWSGVTLAGACGPTVRVRLSPAGEGVVSVAVADEHGRKIAHVDALTFRPASAEQVHAARGSREQSLYELQWRPVQEGLPETYRGSWGVLGAPDGLAGRLAGTAGADPARYASLDEVLAADAPGHVVVCPDDFAAAGADPLTAVGDAGKRVLEWVQRFLAEERLAASTLVVLTRLALGTAAGENVESLPGASVWGLIRSAQTEHPGRFRLVDIDDEDSSLACFPDALALGEDQLALRAGAHLVPRMVQASPADQQIEAPGAGAHRLDIPNKGTLENLTWVPSPEAEAPLASGQVRIAVQAAGLNFRDVTIALGLIDRTDFDSGLGSEGAGIVLEVADDVTSLSPGDRVTGIFNGSFGRVAVADHRLLATVPDGWSHAEAASMPSTFLTAYYALFHVRKLKKGQRILIHAAAGGVGMAAVQMAKHVGAEIYATASPAKWDTLRSLGLDDAHLASSRDLEFVEKFLAATDGRGVDVVLNSLAHTFVDASLKLLPGGGDFIEMGKTDIRDPRQVAADHPGVDYEAFDLYGSAGPDAIQAMFRDVMELFAEGRVQLTPISVRNIRDARRTFREMSQGRHIGKLVFEIGGGLGGGTVLVTGGTGGVGSLLARHLVAEHGVRSLMLASRRGLAADGVPELVAELEGAGAAVRVVECDVADRDSLAGVLADMPAGYPLTAVVHAAGVLADGTVESLTAQSIDRVLGAKVGGAINLHELTRGHNLSAFVQFSALAGTLGTGGQANYAAANGFLDGLAAQRKAAGLPGTSLCWGWWEQSSGMTGELDQADLSRLRRMGIAAMPTAEALALFDAAVAFDKPVLIPARVDVAALRTKPAEEVPLLLRGLAEGGRPRRGTAGPAHDAGSVGLASRLVTLPAAEAETVCLDWLREQAAIVLGHPSGAAVDADQAFTVLGFDSLTAVELCNRLASSTGLRLASTLVFSYPTPRELALYLLGLLRPEQDASADEDAEIREVLRTVSIESLRSAGLLDLVLACADPAGPGGDGDAADADSGTDGLSEMDLDALLDLALDEKR